Proteins encoded in a region of the Streptomyces akebiae genome:
- a CDS encoding AMP-binding protein: MAVASDPVLTFPPDQVPDPEEFIQAAMRWHFSPTTGSPYWLRRARTLDFDPRRDVRAFDDLQLFPNIVNELRDVPARDLVPQGYGSSTEVIGVYESGGTTGAPKRVAYLADWMDRYVTWSAGRMDERGHPHGAHWLAMIPSGPHLWGEVVARQARRRGGFTSTIDLDPRWVKKCIAEGRADEAARYVEHLLEQGRFLLETQDIGVLVITPPLLERLAQHEHLVKLVNEKVRVIIWSGAHMDADSRHLFRTEVFPDVQLFGNYGSTMILCGAVERAGSEEECVFDPFAPHISFSVVDPETRRPVPYGARGQVVMHHISRSALLPNNLERDVATRIRPEAGHLGDSVADVSPVRTFDDEVVIEGVY; this comes from the coding sequence ATGGCAGTCGCCTCCGACCCCGTTCTCACCTTTCCCCCGGACCAGGTCCCCGATCCGGAGGAGTTCATCCAGGCCGCCATGCGGTGGCACTTCAGCCCCACCACGGGTTCGCCGTACTGGCTCCGGCGGGCCCGGACACTGGACTTCGACCCGCGTCGCGACGTGCGCGCTTTCGACGACCTCCAGCTGTTCCCCAACATCGTCAACGAACTGCGGGACGTGCCTGCCCGGGACCTCGTCCCCCAGGGCTACGGCTCCTCGACCGAGGTGATCGGCGTCTACGAGAGCGGCGGCACGACCGGCGCCCCCAAGCGGGTCGCCTACCTCGCCGACTGGATGGACCGGTACGTGACCTGGTCCGCCGGACGGATGGACGAACGCGGTCACCCGCACGGCGCCCACTGGCTGGCCATGATCCCCAGCGGCCCGCACCTGTGGGGAGAGGTCGTGGCCCGACAGGCGCGGCGCCGGGGCGGCTTCACCTCCACCATCGACCTCGACCCGCGCTGGGTGAAGAAATGCATCGCCGAGGGACGCGCCGACGAGGCCGCCCGCTATGTCGAACACCTCCTGGAGCAGGGCCGGTTCCTGCTGGAGACCCAGGACATCGGCGTACTGGTGATCACGCCCCCGCTGCTGGAGCGGCTCGCCCAGCACGAACACCTCGTCAAGCTGGTGAACGAGAAGGTACGGGTGATCATCTGGAGCGGCGCCCACATGGACGCCGACAGTCGCCACCTGTTCCGGACCGAGGTCTTCCCCGACGTCCAGCTCTTCGGGAACTACGGCAGCACCATGATTCTCTGCGGGGCCGTCGAGCGCGCCGGCAGCGAGGAGGAGTGCGTCTTCGATCCCTTCGCGCCCCACATCTCCTTCTCGGTCGTCGACCCCGAGACGAGGCGGCCGGTTCCCTACGGGGCGCGCGGCCAGGTCGTCATGCATCACATCAGCCGCAGCGCGCTGCTCCCCAACAACCTGGAGCGTGACGTCGCCACCCGGATCCGACCCGAGGCCGGGCACCTCGGCGACTCCGTCGCCGACGTCAGCCCGGTCCGCACCTTCGACGACGAGGTAGTCATCGAAGGGGTCTACTGA